Within the Molothrus ater isolate BHLD 08-10-18 breed brown headed cowbird chromosome 36, BPBGC_Mater_1.1, whole genome shotgun sequence genome, the region CCCGGTACCTCCCGGTTCCTCCGGCCGCGCTCGCGCCGCGTTCCCGGAAGTGCCGCCCCTCCGCACTCAGCCAATCAGCGGCGGGAACACCCACACGTGACCCAAGACCGCCCGCTCATTGGTTGAAGGGCGCAGTGCCCCAGCCAATCACCAGCGGGAGCCGAGCGGCGCGCGCGCGGTCCCGCCCATCAGACGGACGCGCGGCGCAGCCAATCAGCGGCGCGGGGGGCGTGGCAGGTGCGGCCAGGCTCCGCCCCCCCACCACCCGCGCGGTTTTTGGGGCGAATCGCGGCGGGTTCGGGTCCGTTCAAAGCCTttattggggggggggggggggcagcgTTCCCCGGGTCAGGGTCCCCAAGGGCCAGGGGTCAgtgtcctgtccccagtgtccccccgTGTCAGAGATCAGCGTCCCCAAGGGGTCAGGGGTCAGTGTCGCCAgcgtccccgctgtccccgctgtcccggtgtcccctctgtcccggtgtcccggtcAGAGGCGGCGGGGCGGCAGCGTCACGCGGTGCAGGACGCGCCCGGTGTCCCCTCTGTTCCCTCCATCCCCGCTGTCCcgctgtcccggtgtccccagttTCCCgctgtcccggtgtcccggtgtcccggtcAGAGGCGGCGCGGCGGCAGCGTCACGCGGTGCAGGACGCGCCCGGTGCTCTCCAGGAAGGTCACAGTGGCCCCGTGGGGCTCCAGGCGCACGTGGGCGAAGCCGCCGGGGCTCTCGGGGCTCCCGAAGAAGAACCGGAGCGCCCCGGGCGGCACCGAGCGCTCGTGCGGCCGCGACTCCTCCATGAAGTTCCCGGCGCCGCTCAGGACGTAGGAGACGCCGCCCTCCTCCAGGTACTGCGGGGAAAGGGTGGGGTCAGGGggagggacacacctggggacattggggatacacctggggacacacctggggctgaCAGACCCGGGGGACACACccggggacacacctggggctgtctcacctgtccatccctcacctgtccccgtctcacctgtccctgtcccacctgtccatccctcacctgtccctgtcccacctgtctcacctgtccccgTCTCACCTGCAGGTTGTGGTCGTGCCCGCACAGGTAGGCGCTGACGCGGTGCCGCCGCAGCAGCGGCCGCAGCAGCCGCACCAGGCAGGCCGTGGGGCCGTGCTTGGCCACCGACCACACCGGGTAGTGCCCGGCCACCAGCACGAAGGCGtcgcccgccgccgcctccagctGCGCCCGCAGCCAGCCCAGgtgcgccgccgccgccgccgcgtcccggggccccgcggggccgggacCGGAACCGGGGCCGGAGCCGAAATCGTCGCTGTGGCCGCAGAGCAGAACCGAGTCCAGCACCAGCAGCCGCGCCGAGACGTTGGAGCCCGGCAGGTGCAGGCGCAGGCTGTAGTACGGGTGGGGAAAGCGCCtggggggacaccaggggacacttggggacacctggggacagcctggcacgggcgcagggcaggggaaggggctgtggggcatggggacaccatggggacagtgcagggacagcccggCAGGCGCAGGCTGTAGTACGGGTGTGGGAAAGCGCCTGGGGACAtctggggacacttggggacacctggggacacttggggacagtgtggggacacttggggacagtCCGGTGacaccccagcagcaggcacGGGGTGTGGTAGGGCTGGGGAAAGCGCCTG harbors:
- the ACP5 gene encoding tartrate-resistant acid phosphatase type 5, yielding MLAPPWLSLSLSLSLSLSLSLVAPAGGAPGGALSFLALGDWGGLPEPPFVTPRQVATAAAMGRAAAELGGDFVLALGDNFYYEGVKDEWDPRFQDTFERVFVSPGLRGVPWFVMAGNHDHAGNVTAQLRYSRHSPRWRFPHPYYSLRLHLPGSNVSARLLVLDSVLLCGHSDDFGSGPGSGPGPAGPRDAAAAAAHLGWLRAQLEAAAGDAFVLVAGHYPVWSVAKHGPTACLVRLLRPLLRRHRVSAYLCGHDHNLQYLEEGGVSYVLSGAGNFMEESRPHERSVPPGALRFFFGSPESPGGFAHVRLEPHGATVTFLESTGRVLHRVTLPPRRL